In Glycine max cultivar Williams 82 chromosome 7, Glycine_max_v4.0, whole genome shotgun sequence, a single window of DNA contains:
- the LOC100806357 gene encoding putative receptor protein kinase ZmPK1 produces MNANMASSPTLIPFLLIFFLFHFHRSSSLPLSVENPEDDVIVSSPKGTFTAGFSPVGENAYSFAIWFSTQATTKTVVWMANRDQPVNGKRSTLSLLKTGNLVLTDAGQFDVWSTNTLSSKTLELHLFDTGNLVLREQSNQSAVLWQSFGFPTDTLLPGQIFTRFTKLVSSRSEGNHSSGFYNLYFDNDNVFRILYDGPQVSSVYWPDPWLVSDNVGFGNGRSTYNSSRVAVLDNLGEFSASDHFSFKTIDYGLLLQRRLTLDHDGNVRVYSRKNGEENWSITGQFKSQPCFIHGICGPNSICSHEQVIGRKCSCLEGYSWIDSQDWTLGCKPNFQPTCDNKTEYRFVPYYEVDFYGYDYGSSFSNYTYKQCEKLCSGLCECMGFQYSFARENGLFWCYPKRQLLNGHHSPGFTGQIFLRLPKNDVQENRVQNSDDLACSRNAEKVLERPYVKGKENGSVKFMLWFAIGLGGFEVLCIFMVWCFLFRSSNHLVSADQQGYVLAAATGFRRYTYSELKQATKGFSEEIGRGAGGTVYKGVLSDKRIAAIKKLHEFADQGESEFLTEVSIIGRLNHMNLIGMWGYCVEGKHRMLVYEYMENGSLAHNLPSNALDWSKRYNIAVGMAKGLAYLHEECLEWILHCDIKPQNILLDSDYQPKVADFGLSKPLNRNNVNNSSFSRIRGTRGYMAPEWVFNLQITSKVDVYSYGIVVLEMITGRSPMIGVQVTELGADQSHNERLATWVRERRRKAREGECWVEQIVDPTLGSDYDVEQMEILTTVALECVEEEKDVRPSMSQVVERLQSHDS; encoded by the exons atGAATGCAAACATGGCATCTTCACCAACCTTAATACCCTTtctcctcatcttcttcctcttccacttCCACCGTTCCTCCTCCCTCCCCCTCTCCGTGGAGAACCCCGAAGATGACGTCATAGTCTCGTCGCCGAAGGGAACCTTCACCGCAGGGTTCAGCCCCGTGGGGGAGAACGCGTACTCCTTCGCGATATGGTTCTCTACGCAAGCGACGACGAAGACCGTTGTGTGGATGGCGAACCGCGATCAACCGGTTAACGGGAAACGGTCCACGCTTTCGCTCCTCAAGACGGGGAACCTCGTTTTAACCGACGCGGGACAGTTCGATGTCTGGTCCACCAACACGCTCTCCTCGAAGACGCTTGAGCTGCATTTGTTCGACACCGGCAACCTCGTACTCCGCGAGCAGAGTAATCAAAGCGCGGTTCTGTGGCAGAGCTTCGGTTTTCCCACGGATACCCTCCTTCCTGGCCAGATTTTCACTAG GTTCACGAAGCTTGTTTCCTCAAGAAGTGAGGGCAACCATTCCTCTGGTTTTTACAACCTCTACTTCGACAACGACAACGTTTTCCGTATTCTCTACGATGGTCCTCAAGTTTCAAGCGTTTACTGGCCAGATCCTTGGCTTGTCAGCGACAACGTTGGTTTTGGCAACGGAAGAAGCACATACAACAGTAGCAGAGTTGCAGTGTTAGACAACTTGGGCGAATTCAGTGCTTCAGATCATTTCAGTTTCAAGACAATTGATTATGGTTTACTCCTCCAACGAAGATTGACCCTTGATCACGATGGCAATGTTCGTGTCTATAGCAGAAAAAACGGTGAAGAGAATTGGTCCATAACAGGGCAATTCAAGTCACAACCTTGTTTCATTCATGGAATTTGTGGACCCAATAGTATATGCAGTCATGAACAAGTAATTGGTAGAAAGTGTTCGTGTCTTGAAGGGTATAGTTGGATTGATAGCCAAGATTGGACTTTAGGTTGCAAGCCGAATTTCCAACCTACTTGTGACAACAAGACAGAATATCGCTTTGTACCCTATTATGAAGTGGATTTCTATGGATACGACTATGGTTCATCTTTTTCAAATTACACTTATAAACAATGTGAGAAATTGTGCTCGGGATTGTGCGAGTGCATGGGGTTTCAGTACTCCTTTGCGAGGGAAAATGGTCTCTTTTGGTGTTACCCCAAGAGACAGTTGCTAAACGGACATCATTCGCCCGGTTTCACCGGACAAATCTTCCTTCGTTTGCCGAAGAATGATGTTCAAGAGAATCGGGTTCAAAACAGCGATGACTTGGCTTGTTCGAGAAATGCAGAAAAAGTACTAGAAAGACCTTACGTGAAGGGCAAGGAAAACGGGTCGGTGAAGTTCATGCTTTGGTTTGCAATTGGATTGGGAGGTTTTGAGGTTTTGTGCATTTTTATGGTGTGGTGTTTTCTATTTAGGAGTAGTAATCATTTGGTTAGTGCAGATCAACAAGGGTATGTTCTTGCAGCAGCTACTGGGTTCAGAAGATACACTTACTCTGAACTGAAACAAGCCACAAAGGGTTTCAGCGAAGAGATTGGAAGGGGTGCTGGAGGGACAGTGTACAAGGGCGTGTTATCAGATAAACGCATTGCAGCAATTAAAAAATTGCACGAATTTGCAGACCAAGGAGAGAGTGAGTTTCTTACTGAAGTGAGCATCATTGGAAGGCTCAACCACATGAACTTAATTGGCATGTGGGGGTATTGTGTAGAAGGAAAGCATAGGATGTTGGTTTATGAGTACATGGAAAATGGCTCTTTGGCACATAATCTTCCATCAAATGCACTTGATTGGAGCAAGAGGTACAACATTGCTGTGGGAATGGCAAAGGGTTTGGCCTATTTACATGAAGAGTGCTTGGAGTGGATCTTGCATTGTGATATAAAGCCTCAAAACATACTTCTTGACTCTGATTACCAACCCAAGGTGGCTGATTTTGGCTTGTCCAAGCCATTGAATAGAAACAATGTCAACAACTCAAGCTTCTCTAGGATAAGAGGGACAAGGGGTTACATGGCACCGGAATGGGTTTTCAACTTGCAAATCACTTCTAAGGTGGATGTTTATAGCTATGGAATTGTTGTGTTGGAGATGATAACTGGGAGGAGTCCAATGATTGGTGTCCAAGTCACTGAATTAGGAGCTGATCAATCTCATAATGAGAGGTTGGCAACATGGGtgagggagagaaggagaaaGGCAAGAGAAGGGGAATGTTGGGTGGAACAAATTGTTGACCCTACTTTGGGAT